In the genome of Geotrypetes seraphini chromosome 16, aGeoSer1.1, whole genome shotgun sequence, one region contains:
- the RRNAD1 gene encoding protein RRNAD1 isoform X1, whose protein sequence is MTNFSSQPFSLQQQKQLALDITRVLSVYGYITDAYIIEFFTDGLWDTLPQSWQTVLADLPSAQLADLLLETKNTKEVRYRSVWPLSLLAFKVTAHTLAFPRAAREVQGGKSEEFHHNRCQSSMLEPVFRRHVKPKKQHEIQRLGELVKKLSDATGCNCIVDVGSGQGHLSRFLSFGLGLSVTAVETDKHLATMATKFDQQLGCTLQREREKAMKCLSGEGSHSLTLQMPRHVLGWVDPKASWEQFILQLRQDWSLETQGSSIRKTDLSQADRRASKTPRRPHLDCQGGAFATDIEKELAALTSEIRAEPEVNGIGPASSSSPDEHRTWNGHSYSDIRRTSVLSNCGPIKQPVKPRFSPKSGFVLTGLHACGDLSVAMLRHFARCPDIVGVTSVACCYMKISTAEMPVPPGGPRLPEAAQPSEPGYPMSAWVAQLAGHQLSYKSREVACHAIEEYAERLRRKSSGLRTHCFRAMLETVIRELDPSKKRLGVQTIKKAHELSFGEYARQGLARVGLDPTVSLDEVSVEAMLSQQQNVVAFFSLALLLAPLVETLLLLDRMIFLQESGFQCELLPLFDPTFSPRNLVLVAAKPTSSNPLTVNDLGTRR, encoded by the exons ATGACCAACTTCTCTTCTCAGCCCTTCTCCctgcagcagcagaagcagctgGCGCTGGATATCACGCGTGTCCTTTCTGTCTATGGCTACATTACAGACGCCTACATCATT GAGTTTTTTACAGATGGTCTCTGGGACACTTTGCCTCAGTCTTGGCAGACAGTGCTGGCTGATCTTCCTTCTGCACAATTAGCTGACTTGCTGCTGGAGACCAAAAACACAAAGGAAGTCCG CTACAGGTCAGTTTGGCCCCTCTCCCTGCTGGCATTTAAGGTCACGGCACACACGTTGGCTTTCCCCCGAGCAGCCAGAGAGGTACAGGGTGGCAAGTCGGAAGAGTTCCACCACAATCGCTGCCAGAGCTCCATGCTTGAACCAGTCTTCAGGAGGCACGTGAAGCCCAAGAAACAACACGAGATTCAGAGGCTGGGGGAG CTGGTAAAGAAGCTGAGCGATGCCACAGGATGTAACTGCATTGTAGATGTTGGATCTGGCCAG GGCCATCTCTCCCGGTTCCTGTCCTTTGGCCTTGGTTTGTCCGTCACAGCTGTGGAGACAGACAAGCATCTGGCCACCATGGCCACCAAGTTCGACCAGCAGCTGGGGTGTAccttacagagagagagagagaaggccaTGAAG tgCCTCAGTGGTGAAGGCAGTCACAGTCTTACCCTCCAGATGCCAAGACACGTATTGGGGTGGGTGGACCCTAAAGCTTCTTGGGAACAATTTATTCTCCAGTTACGTCAGGATTGGTCTTTAGAAACCCAGGGCTCATCAATAAGAAAAACCGACCTATCCCAGGCAGACAGAAGGGCCTCTAAAACTCCAAGACGGCCGCATCTCGATTGTCAAGGTGGGGCCTTCGCTACAGATATAGAGAAGGAACTGGCAGCACTGACCAGTGAAATAAGAGCGGAGCCTGAAGTAAACGGAATCGGACCAGCAAGTTCTTCAAGCCCGGATGAACACAGGACTTGGAACGGTCACAGCTATTCGGACATTAGAAGAACATCGGTGTTGTCGAACTGTGGCCCTATAAAGCAGCCCGTAAAACCTCGTTTCTCCCCCAAAAGCGGGTTTGTGCTGACAGGACTGCATGCCTGTGGTGACCTGAGTGTCGCCATGCTGCGCCATTTTGCAAGGTGCCCCGACATCGTGGGCGTGACTTCCGTAGCCTGCTGCTACATGAAAATCAGCACCGCGGAGATGCCCGTTCCACCGGGTGGTCCGAGGCTCCCCGAGGCTGCTCAACCCTCGGAACCTGgctaccccatgagcgcctgggTGGCGCAGCTCGCTGGCCACCAGCTCTCTTACAAATCGCGTGAAGTGGCCTGCCATGCCATTGAGGAGTACGCCGAACGCCTTCGGCGCAAGAGCTCAGGCCTGCGGACACACTGCTTTCGAGCTATGCTGGAGACGGTGATTAGGGAGTTGGACCCATCCAAGAAGCGGCTGGGTGTCCAGACGATAAAAAAGGCACATGAGCTTTCCTTTGGAGA GTATGCCCGTCAGGGGCTAGCACGAGTGGGATTGGACCCCACCGTCTCTCTGGATGAGGTCTCGGTGGAGGCGATGCTTTCGCAGCAACAGAACGTGGTGGCGTTTTTCAGCTTGGCTCTGCTGCTGGCCCCCCTAGTGGAAACACTCCTTCTGTTGGACAGAATGATATTTCTGCAGGAGAGCG GTTTTCAGTGTGAACTGCTTCCCCTTTTTGATCCCACGTTCTCCCCGAGGAATTTGGTACTGGTGGCTGCTAAACCCACTTCTTCCAACCCCCTTACTGTAAACGATCTTGGCACACGCAG GTAA
- the RRNAD1 gene encoding protein RRNAD1 isoform X2 — protein MATLQTPTSFYRSVWPLSLLAFKVTAHTLAFPRAAREVQGGKSEEFHHNRCQSSMLEPVFRRHVKPKKQHEIQRLGELVKKLSDATGCNCIVDVGSGQGHLSRFLSFGLGLSVTAVETDKHLATMATKFDQQLGCTLQREREKAMKCLSGEGSHSLTLQMPRHVLGWVDPKASWEQFILQLRQDWSLETQGSSIRKTDLSQADRRASKTPRRPHLDCQGGAFATDIEKELAALTSEIRAEPEVNGIGPASSSSPDEHRTWNGHSYSDIRRTSVLSNCGPIKQPVKPRFSPKSGFVLTGLHACGDLSVAMLRHFARCPDIVGVTSVACCYMKISTAEMPVPPGGPRLPEAAQPSEPGYPMSAWVAQLAGHQLSYKSREVACHAIEEYAERLRRKSSGLRTHCFRAMLETVIRELDPSKKRLGVQTIKKAHELSFGEYARQGLARVGLDPTVSLDEVSVEAMLSQQQNVVAFFSLALLLAPLVETLLLLDRMIFLQESGFQCELLPLFDPTFSPRNLVLVAAKPTSSNPLTVNDLGTRR, from the exons ATGGCTACATTACAGACGCCTACATCATT CTACAGGTCAGTTTGGCCCCTCTCCCTGCTGGCATTTAAGGTCACGGCACACACGTTGGCTTTCCCCCGAGCAGCCAGAGAGGTACAGGGTGGCAAGTCGGAAGAGTTCCACCACAATCGCTGCCAGAGCTCCATGCTTGAACCAGTCTTCAGGAGGCACGTGAAGCCCAAGAAACAACACGAGATTCAGAGGCTGGGGGAG CTGGTAAAGAAGCTGAGCGATGCCACAGGATGTAACTGCATTGTAGATGTTGGATCTGGCCAG GGCCATCTCTCCCGGTTCCTGTCCTTTGGCCTTGGTTTGTCCGTCACAGCTGTGGAGACAGACAAGCATCTGGCCACCATGGCCACCAAGTTCGACCAGCAGCTGGGGTGTAccttacagagagagagagagaaggccaTGAAG tgCCTCAGTGGTGAAGGCAGTCACAGTCTTACCCTCCAGATGCCAAGACACGTATTGGGGTGGGTGGACCCTAAAGCTTCTTGGGAACAATTTATTCTCCAGTTACGTCAGGATTGGTCTTTAGAAACCCAGGGCTCATCAATAAGAAAAACCGACCTATCCCAGGCAGACAGAAGGGCCTCTAAAACTCCAAGACGGCCGCATCTCGATTGTCAAGGTGGGGCCTTCGCTACAGATATAGAGAAGGAACTGGCAGCACTGACCAGTGAAATAAGAGCGGAGCCTGAAGTAAACGGAATCGGACCAGCAAGTTCTTCAAGCCCGGATGAACACAGGACTTGGAACGGTCACAGCTATTCGGACATTAGAAGAACATCGGTGTTGTCGAACTGTGGCCCTATAAAGCAGCCCGTAAAACCTCGTTTCTCCCCCAAAAGCGGGTTTGTGCTGACAGGACTGCATGCCTGTGGTGACCTGAGTGTCGCCATGCTGCGCCATTTTGCAAGGTGCCCCGACATCGTGGGCGTGACTTCCGTAGCCTGCTGCTACATGAAAATCAGCACCGCGGAGATGCCCGTTCCACCGGGTGGTCCGAGGCTCCCCGAGGCTGCTCAACCCTCGGAACCTGgctaccccatgagcgcctgggTGGCGCAGCTCGCTGGCCACCAGCTCTCTTACAAATCGCGTGAAGTGGCCTGCCATGCCATTGAGGAGTACGCCGAACGCCTTCGGCGCAAGAGCTCAGGCCTGCGGACACACTGCTTTCGAGCTATGCTGGAGACGGTGATTAGGGAGTTGGACCCATCCAAGAAGCGGCTGGGTGTCCAGACGATAAAAAAGGCACATGAGCTTTCCTTTGGAGA GTATGCCCGTCAGGGGCTAGCACGAGTGGGATTGGACCCCACCGTCTCTCTGGATGAGGTCTCGGTGGAGGCGATGCTTTCGCAGCAACAGAACGTGGTGGCGTTTTTCAGCTTGGCTCTGCTGCTGGCCCCCCTAGTGGAAACACTCCTTCTGTTGGACAGAATGATATTTCTGCAGGAGAGCG GTTTTCAGTGTGAACTGCTTCCCCTTTTTGATCCCACGTTCTCCCCGAGGAATTTGGTACTGGTGGCTGCTAAACCCACTTCTTCCAACCCCCTTACTGTAAACGATCTTGGCACACGCAG GTAA
- the MRPL24 gene encoding 39S ribosomal protein L24, mitochondrial, translated as MRLTLLLAMAAKPKLPPDYRYGMSRPWTVAAKKRNPPGIKRRKVFVEPLSEDDWKVIRGDIVEILDGKDKGKQGKVVQVIEARNWVVLGGLNTHYRYIGKMGDYQGTYIASEAPLLLNQVSLIDPTDRKPTEVEWRFTEEGERVRVSTRTGRIIPKPVFERTDGIIPEQWKDGPKDTSVDDALTKTYEPSLKTFEEEIMEKMGIVETRRHRKSFWY; from the exons ATGCGTCTTACCTTGCTTCTTGCCATGGCAGCGAAGCCCAAGCTGCCTCCTGATTATCGTTATGGCATGAGCCGGCCTTGGACCGTGGCAGCCAAGAAGAGAAACCCACCTGGGATTAAACGCAGAAAAGTGTTTGTGGAGCCCTTAAGTGAAGACGACTGGAAAGTGATTCGTGGTGATATA GTGGAAATCCTGGACGGGAAAGACAAGGGAAAGCAGGGGAAGGTTGTCCAGGTTATCGAAGCTCGAAACTGGGTTGTTCTGGGAGGCTTAAATACG CACTACCGTTACATCGGTAAAATGGGGGATTATCAAGGGACGTACATTGCTAGCGAGGCTCCGCTACTTCTGAACCAGGTTTCCCTGATTGATCCTACGGACAG GAAGCCCACAGAGGTGGAATGGCGCTTCACGGAAGAGGGTGAGCGGGTCAGGGTGTCGACACGGACTGGCAGGATCATCCCTAAACCTGTGTTTGAGAGAACAGATGGCATCATCCCAGAGCAGTGGAAAG ATGGGCCAAAAGACACATCTGTGGATGACGCCCTCACGAAGACCTACGAACCATCCTTGAAAACCTTTGAAGAGGAAATTATGGAGAAGATGGGAATAGTGGAAACCCGCAGACACAGGAAGTCATTTTGGTATTGA